In Ornithinibacter aureus, the genomic stretch CCGATCGTTCCCGAGGGGGTCAGCGTGCTCGAGCTCGTCGAGCGCGGGCGGCATCCGCACCACGGCCTGTTCCGCAGCTGGGGCCGTGCCGATGAGGAGGCCGTCGCGTCGGCGCTGATCCGCACCGACCTCGTCGAGCTGGCGTCGGTGCCGGTCGACAGCCTGTCGGGCGGTCAGCGGCAGCGGGTGTGGCTGGCGATGGTGCTGGCCCAGGACACGCCGGTGCTGCTGCTCGACGAGCCGACGTCCTTCCTCGACATCGCGCACCAGCTCGACGTGCTCGACCTCGTGCGTTCGCTGCGCGACGAGTCCGGCACGACGGTCGTCATGGTGCTGCACGACCTCGCGATGGCTGCCCGCTACGCCGACCACCTCGTCGCGATGCGTGACGGCCGGATCGTTGCTGAGGGGTCGCCCGCGCAGGTGGTGACGCCTGAGGTGATCGCCGAGGTCTTCGGGGTCACCGCGAGCGTCATCGTCGACCCCGAGTCCGGAACCCCCGTGGTCATCCCCCGAAGGAGAGCGTCATGAGTGCCGGTGCCAAGGTCCTGTCGATGGCCACCCGACGGCTTGCGCGCACGTCGGATGCCGCCACGCCTCTCGTGCGCGAGGACGTGCCGCAGTTCGTGGCCACGGTCGTCGAGGTGGCCGACCTCGGCGGCGGGATGCGCCGGGTAACGTGTGAGGCACCGGGGTTGCGCGACTTCGTGACGTGTGGGCCCGACGAGTACGTGGGGTTGGTGATGCCCGCGGCTGGTCGGCCGCTCGTCATGCCCGACCCGGATGCCGTCGACATGCGTGCTTCGGTCGCCGCGATCGCGGCTGTGGACCGGCCGGCGCTGCGCTGGTACACGATCCGCGAGCACGACCCGCTGCGTGGGCGGATCGACATCGACATCATGACCCACGGGGACACGGGGCCCGGGTCGGCGTGGACCTGCCGGGTTCGGCCGGGCGACCCCGTGGGGTTGCGCGCCAGCGGTGCCCTCTACCGCGGGCTGGAGGTGACCGGCCGCCAGGTGCTCGTCGCCGACGAGAGCGCGGTGCCGTCGGTGGCGGCGATCCTCGAGTCGTGGGGCGGGCCCGGTGACGCAGCCGACCAGGGCGTGGAGGTGCACGTCGAGGTGGCCGACGTGTCCGTGCTGCGGGCGTACGAGCTGGGGGATGCGCGGGTGTACGTGCGTTCCGGGCGCCCGGGGAGTGCCGTGGTGCCGGGGCTGGCTGGTGCTCTTGCTGCCGGGGGAGGGCCGGTGCGGTACGCGTGGGCCTGCGGTGAGGCGGCTCTGGCTGCCGGGGCGCGGCGCGTGCTGCGCGAGGCCGGGGTCGACCGGGGCAGCATCTACTCGTGCGGGTACTGGACCCTGGGCAAGCCGCGCCCCTGACGGTGAGCCGAGCGCTGCTCGCCCCTGACGGTGACCCCAGCACGGCTCGCTCCTGACAGCAGGTGAGCAGTGCTCGCCCTGGGTGGCGGTGCGAGCGCTCCTGCCGGTGGGTCGAAGGGGTGTGGGGGGTGCTGTCCAGGGACGTTGTGCCCCGCAAGGGATTCCTTGCCTGGTGCAAGGGTTGCTGGCGGTGCCCCCGCGGGAAGGTTGTCCCCCGCAAGGGGTTCCTTGTCTGGCGCAAGGGTTGCTGGCCATACCCCCCGGCGGCCTCGCCCGCCCAGGCTCCGGCATCACGCCTCGCGCCCGCGCGCGACGCCTCACGCCTCGCGCGTGGTTCCCTGCCTGCGGCTCGTCGGCGACAATGATCCAGCACACCGACCGTAGCTTCGACGAGGAGTCAGCCGTGACCGAGGGAACCGTTCGCTGGTTCGATGCCGACCGGGGCTTCGGCTTCATCGCGCTGGGTGAGGACACCGACGACCTGTACGTCCACGCCACCGAGATCGTCAGCAGCGACGGGGTGCGCGTGCTGCGCGAGGGGCAGGTCGTCGAGTTCGAGGTCGGTGAGGGTGACCGCGGTCCGCAGGCACGCCGCGTCCGGGTCACGGCCGACCACGCCGCCGATGCGCCGCTGGGCGTGCTCGGCACGGTCGCCTGGTACGAACCGACCAAGGGCTACGGGTTCGTCACGCCCGACGGCGAAGAGGGCCAGGTGTTCGTCCACGCATCGGCCATCGTCGGTGGCGGCGTCGTGACGGAGGGCCAGCGCGTGGCGTTCCTCGTCGTCGAGGGGGAGAAGGGGCTGCAAGCCGATCCACTGCTGCCCCTGGGGGCGCAGGCAGCCCACGCCTCCCAGCCCGCCGGGGCGTCAGGTCGGGCAGAGCAGTCGGACGGCGCTGACGGCACCGTGACCTGGTACGACACGGACAAGGGCTTCGGGTTCATCACGCCTGATGGCGGCGGCCAGGACGTCTTTGCGCACGTGAGGGACCTCGGCACCGGGCTCTTCGAGCTGGAGGAAGGCGACCGGGTGACGTTCGACCTCGTCGACAGCGAGAAGGGCCCGCAGGCTCGCGACGTCCGTCTGGCCGGCGGCGCACCGCGTCGGGGCGCTGGCTCCACCAGGCCGCCAGCACGTGGAAGGTCGGATCAGCGACGTCCCTCGAGCACCCCCACGCGCGGTGGCGAGGGTGTCATCGTGCGCTACGACCCTGACCGCGGGTTCGGTTTCATCGCTCCCGACGCCGGAGGTGACGACCTGTTCGTGCACGTGTCGGTCATCCGCGGCTCCGACCACCTGTACCAGGGCGATCGGGTCCGCTTCCAGGTGCGTCAGAGCGACCGGGGCCCGCAGGCCGACCGCGTCGAACTGATCTGAGCGCTCAGGCGTCCTCGGCGAGGGCCACGTCGACCATGAGCTCGTCG encodes the following:
- a CDS encoding ABC transporter ATP-binding protein, whose product is MSLAYDERIVVDGVTLEVPTGQVTVVVGPNGCGKSTLLRGLGRLLKPRGGSVLLDGEAITSMPTREVARRLGLLPQQPIVPEGVSVLELVERGRHPHHGLFRSWGRADEEAVASALIRTDLVELASVPVDSLSGGQRQRVWLAMVLAQDTPVLLLDEPTSFLDIAHQLDVLDLVRSLRDESGTTVVMVLHDLAMAARYADHLVAMRDGRIVAEGSPAQVVTPEVIAEVFGVTASVIVDPESGTPVVIPRRRAS
- a CDS encoding siderophore-interacting protein, with the translated sequence MSAGAKVLSMATRRLARTSDAATPLVREDVPQFVATVVEVADLGGGMRRVTCEAPGLRDFVTCGPDEYVGLVMPAAGRPLVMPDPDAVDMRASVAAIAAVDRPALRWYTIREHDPLRGRIDIDIMTHGDTGPGSAWTCRVRPGDPVGLRASGALYRGLEVTGRQVLVADESAVPSVAAILESWGGPGDAADQGVEVHVEVADVSVLRAYELGDARVYVRSGRPGSAVVPGLAGALAAGGGPVRYAWACGEAALAAGARRVLREAGVDRGSIYSCGYWTLGKPRP
- a CDS encoding cold-shock protein, yielding MTEGTVRWFDADRGFGFIALGEDTDDLYVHATEIVSSDGVRVLREGQVVEFEVGEGDRGPQARRVRVTADHAADAPLGVLGTVAWYEPTKGYGFVTPDGEEGQVFVHASAIVGGGVVTEGQRVAFLVVEGEKGLQADPLLPLGAQAAHASQPAGASGRAEQSDGADGTVTWYDTDKGFGFITPDGGGQDVFAHVRDLGTGLFELEEGDRVTFDLVDSEKGPQARDVRLAGGAPRRGAGSTRPPARGRSDQRRPSSTPTRGGEGVIVRYDPDRGFGFIAPDAGGDDLFVHVSVIRGSDHLYQGDRVRFQVRQSDRGPQADRVELI